Proteins co-encoded in one Arachis hypogaea cultivar Tifrunner chromosome 13, arahy.Tifrunner.gnm2.J5K5, whole genome shotgun sequence genomic window:
- the LOC112732784 gene encoding protein LURP-one-related 4 codes for MAKNKIHPQELAPSNPPLTLSAKGETYTLWMKSLVFHSNGCTVYDSKGDIVYRVDNYDRKGTREVNLMDLRGRVLCTIHKRLIALGRRWEGYRSCNSSSSDIEEKPWFQVKRKKMMMMKKKRREKVACEIRVGCVEYCIVRNSEKEAAYRIVNKDGNVIAEAKQKQSSSGVVLGNDVLTLYVAPNTDHSLVMALVTAYGLICGTM; via the exons atggcgaAGAACAAGATTCACCCTCAAGAACTTGCTCCTTCTAATCCTCCTCTTACTCTTTCTGCAAAGGGAGAAACATATACACTGTGGATGAAATCGTTAGTGTTCCACTCCAATGGTTGCACTGTGTATGATTCCAAGGGTGACATAGTGTACCGTGTCGATAACTATGACCGAAAAGGTACAAGAGAAGTTAACCTCATGGATCTTAGAGGCAGAGTTCTCTGCACCATACACAAg AGATTAATAGCTTTGGGACGACGATGGGAAGGGTACAGATCATGCAATAGCAGTAGTAGTGATATTGAGGAGAAGCCATGGTTCCAagtgaagagaaagaaaatgatgatgatgaagaagaagaggagggagAAAGTAGCGTGCGAAATAAGGGTAGGGTGTGTTGAATACTGCATAGTGAGAAATAGTGAGAAAGAAGCAGCATATCGGATAGTAAACAAAGACGGAAATGTCATTGCAGAGGCAAAGCAGAAGCAGTCATCCTCAGGGGTAGTTTTGGGAAATGATGTTCTAACTTTGTATGTGGCTCCTAACACAGATCATTCACTTGTTATGGCTTTGGTTACCGCATATGGATTGATATGCGGCACAATGTAA